From Vitis vinifera cultivar Pinot Noir 40024 chromosome 14, ASM3070453v1, a single genomic window includes:
- the LOC100245914 gene encoding uncharacterized protein LOC100245914: protein MALVREEIKANAEVYHGDEICQEKSKLLLTEVGLPNGLLPLQDIEECGYVRETGFVWLKQKKKTIHKFEKIGKLVSYEPEITAYVEQNKIKKLTGVKTKELLLWITLSDIYVDDPPTGKITFKTPAGLFRSFPVSAFVLEDVKDVKKAMDVKKAEEEAGSGEVKEV from the coding sequence ATGGCTCTGGTGAGAGAGGAGATCAAAGCCAATGCTGAAGTCTACCATGGAGATGAGATCTGTCAAGAGAAATCAAAGCTTTTGCTCACAGAAGTAGGGCTGCCCAATGGGCTGCTGCCTTTACAGGACATTGAGGAATGTGGGTATGTGAGGGAAACTGGTTTTGTGTGGCTCAagcagaagaagaaaacaattcACAAGTTCGAAAAGATTGGCAAGCTTGTATCCTATGAACCTGAAATCACAGCTTACGTTGAACAAAACAAGATCAAGAAGCTCACTGGTGTGAAGACCAAGGAGCTCTTGCTTTGGATCACTCTGAGTGATATTTATGTCGATGATCCACCAACCGGCAAAATCACTTTCAAGACTCCTGCAGGCCTGTTCAGGTCTTTTCCAGTGTCGGCTTTTGTGCTTGAAGATGTCAAGGATGTGAAGAAAGCCATGGATGTGAAGAAAGCTGAGGAAGAGGCTGGATCAGGGGAAGTGAAGGAGGTGTGA